TTTGCAGCCGGCACCCGCAAGAACCCGCTGGAGGTGGTGTCGCTGTCCAAGCGGCTGCTGTTCTTCGACGCCCGCGATAGGCGCCAGCTCAACCAGGCGCAGCAGCTGGCCCGCCAGCATGGCGCGGGCCTCAAGCTGATCCTGACCGGCGGCTCCTACCTGGAGCTGATGAAGGCCTGGCAGGTGCGGGTGTACTACGACCAGCAGGGCACGCTGACCCGGCGGCTGGGCATCCGGCAGGTGCCGGCGCTGGTGTCGCAGGAAGGGCTGCGGCTGCGCATCGATGAGTTGGCGCTGCGATGAGAAACGCCTGGCTGCGT
The Sphaerotilus microaerophilus DNA segment above includes these coding regions:
- the traW gene encoding type-F conjugative transfer system protein TraW, encoding MGPASNSDLGVIGPTYAISEPHLLEEIQHKLRAKERSGELQRLMEDARRRGIATVRNPPPVEGLQATRQARSFHVDPSFVLERNLTDVQGRLLFAAGTRKNPLEVVSLSKRLLFFDARDRRQLNQAQQLARQHGAGLKLILTGGSYLELMKAWQVRVYYDQQGTLTRRLGIRQVPALVSQEGLRLRIDELALR